CATCGCGCGGTCGAGGGTGATGTGCCGCTCGACGAAGACCGCGCCGAGGGCGACCGCGGCGAGGGAGGTCTGCAGGCCCGTCTCGTGGCCGGAGTAGCCGATCGGGACGTTGGGGTACTCCAGCTCCAGCGTGTTGATGACGCGCAGGTTGAGCTCCTCGGCCTTCGCCGGGTAGGTGGAGGTGGCGTGGCAGAGCAGGATGTTGGCCGAGCCGAGGACCTCGACCGCGTGGCGGATCTGCTTCGGGGTGGACATGCCGGTGGAGAGGATGACCGTCCTGCCGGTGACGCGCAGGGCGCGCAGCAGTTCGTCGTCGGTGAGGGAGGCGGACGCCACCTTGTGCGCGGGGACGTCGAACTTCTCCAGGAAGGCGACCGCCTCGGTGTCCCACGGGGACGCGAACCAGGCGATGCCCTTCTCCTTGCAGTAGGCGTCGATCTGCCGGTACTCGTCCTCGCCGAACTCGACGCGGTGGCGGTAGTCGATGTACGTCATCCGGCCCCAGGGGGTGTCGCGCTCGATGTCCCACTGGTCGCGCGGGGTGCAGATCTCGGGCGTGCGCTTCTGGAACTTGACGGCGTCGCAGCCGGCGTCGGCGGCGGCGTCGATCAGCCGGAGGGCGTTGTCGAGGTCGCCGTTGTGGTTGATGCCGATCTCGCCGGTGACGTAGACGGGGTGGCCGGGGCCGACGGGGCGCGAACCGAGGAGGCGCAGACGGGAGGTGCCGGTGCTGGTGCTCATGACGGAACGTTCCTTACTGGGTGAGGGTGTCGAGGGAGGGGCCGAGGATCCAGCCGGCGATCTCCCGGATCGCGCCGTCGCCACCGGGAACGGTGGTGACCGCGCGGGCGGCGCCGCGTACGACGTCGTGGGCGCTCGCGACCGCCACGGGCCAGCCGACGAGGGCGAAGCAGGGGAGGTCGTTGACGTCGTTGCCGACGTAGAGCACGCGCTCCGGCGCGATGCCCTGTTCCTCGCACCACTGCTTGAGCGCGAGGTCCTTGCGGTCGATGCCGTGCAGGACCGGCAGCCGTAGCTTGCGGGCGCGGGCGGCGACGACGGGGTTCCGTTCGGTCGACAGGATCAGCATCCGCAGGCCCGACCTGCGCAGGGCGGCGATGCCGAGGCCGTCGCCGCGGTGGACGGAGACGAACTCGCGCCCGTCGGAGTCGATGAGCACCCGGTCGTCGGTCTGGGTGCCGTCGAAGTCCAGGACGACGGCGTCGATGTCGCCGGCGGTGGGGAGGGTGCCGGGGAGGCCGGCGTCGAGGACGGGAGCCAGCGCTCTCGCCCGCGTCAGGTCGTGCGGGTCGTCGATCTCCAGGACCCGGGCGGGGTCGGTCCGGACGAGTTCCGTGCGGCCGAAGAAGCGGTGCCGGTGCCTGCGGAAGCCGGCCGCGTCCATCGCGTAGGCGGCGCCGGTCTCCAGGAAGTCCTGCGGCCGGTCCTGCCGGCGCGGACGGTGGGACGTGTCGTGGTTGACGCCGAAGCCGCCCTCGCCGGCCTCGTCCGAGCGGCGCCAGACGAAGCCGTGGAAGGCGGCGACCGTGACGGCCGTGTCGGCGCCCTGTTCGGCGACGGCGCGGGCGACTCCGTCCACCTCCTCGCGGACGAGGAAGGGGCTGGTGCACTGGACGAGCAGGACGACGTCCACCGGGGCGCCGTGCAGCGTCTCGTGGGCGTCCAGGGCGTGCAGGACCGCGGCCTCGGAGGTGGCGGTGTCGCCGGCGATGGCGGCCGGGCGCAGCACCACCTCGGCGCCCGCCTCGCGGGCCGCCGCCGCGATGGCATGGTCGTCGGTGGAGACGACGACGTCGGTGACGAGCCGGGCGGCCCGGCACTCGCGGACCGCGCGGGCGACGAGCGGTACGCCGCCCACCGGCGCGAGGTTCTTCGCGGGGACGCCCTTGGAACCGCCGCGCGCGGGGATCACCGCGAGTACTCGGCGTACCGCGGCCGGTGAGTCGGTCATGGGTTTCTCTCCTTGGAGGGTCACAGCTCCCCCATCCGCCGGATGACCGGGGCCACGCGCTGCACCCCGTGGCGGTAGGCGCCGCGTGCCGCCCGGCGCACGATCTGCCGGACCGGCCCCGGCTCCTTGTCGGCGGCCGGTTCGCCGGGCAGCGGGCTGCCGTCGGGGCCGAGATGGTGACGGGCGAGGATGCCGGGCAGATAGCCGGGCGCGGTCGCGAGGGTGTAGTAGGGGGCGAGGGGCGGCAGGGCGGCGAGGGGGGTCCCGCCGCTCGAGCGGAGTCGGGAGTGGGGGAGGCCGAGCAGTTCGGTGATCCGCTCGCG
This Streptomyces sp. NBC_00377 DNA region includes the following protein-coding sequences:
- a CDS encoding N-acetylneuraminate synthase family protein, with protein sequence MSTSTGTSRLRLLGSRPVGPGHPVYVTGEIGINHNGDLDNALRLIDAAADAGCDAVKFQKRTPEICTPRDQWDIERDTPWGRMTYIDYRHRVEFGEDEYRQIDAYCKEKGIAWFASPWDTEAVAFLEKFDVPAHKVASASLTDDELLRALRVTGRTVILSTGMSTPKQIRHAVEVLGSANILLCHATSTYPAKAEELNLRVINTLELEYPNVPIGYSGHETGLQTSLAAVALGAVFVERHITLDRAMWGSDQAASVEPGGLHRLVRDIRTIEASLGDGVKKVYDSELGPMKKLRRVPGAVAAAEIAAAAGEPVAV
- a CDS encoding acylneuraminate cytidylyltransferase — protein: MTDSPAAVRRVLAVIPARGGSKGVPAKNLAPVGGVPLVARAVRECRAARLVTDVVVSTDDHAIAAAAREAGAEVVLRPAAIAGDTATSEAAVLHALDAHETLHGAPVDVVLLVQCTSPFLVREEVDGVARAVAEQGADTAVTVAAFHGFVWRRSDEAGEGGFGVNHDTSHRPRRQDRPQDFLETGAAYAMDAAGFRRHRHRFFGRTELVRTDPARVLEIDDPHDLTRARALAPVLDAGLPGTLPTAGDIDAVVLDFDGTQTDDRVLIDSDGREFVSVHRGDGLGIAALRRSGLRMLILSTERNPVVAARARKLRLPVLHGIDRKDLALKQWCEEQGIAPERVLYVGNDVNDLPCFALVGWPVAVASAHDVVRGAARAVTTVPGGDGAIREIAGWILGPSLDTLTQ